A stretch of DNA from Acipenser ruthenus chromosome 21, fAciRut3.2 maternal haplotype, whole genome shotgun sequence:
AATTGGGTGTACGGTTGATGCTGATGGCTACCAGTCTGGTAGATCTGTCCTTGATTCTCTCAAAAGTCTTAACATGGTGGGCCTGTGCTGTCTCTTTCCTTGTGGAGAGCATTTCTCCAGGTTTCTCCAGCGCTTAGTTGCCAACGAGGGGACTAAGATCTCCATGATGGTTCTTTAGCTTTTTCTTGAAGAAGGAGATGGTGGAGGGCCTGTAAAAGATGATCCAGGGTTCGGATGATGTATTTTGGTTGCAGTCTTCAGAGCTGGTGATTGGTGGTGATCTGAAACACAGAAGCACAATGGTTAAATAATAGTGGCAAGGAACAGTTTAACACAGATTTGTACATTATAAACGATGAATTGAATCAATTAAACATGAACATGCAGACCAGATGGCACAGCTAATGGATAGATTTTATGAGGGACCGGCTGCCTAAAAAATTCTCATTATCGTTGggttgaaacagaaacacaatttCTTGCCTTCTCTCATATGGGGATAGGTTActtctttataataaaacaaaagtctGTATGTAATATTCATTTTTCAGCCAAGCAACTGAACACCCTGCACTTAAAAAACCTAAAGACTCCTCACTCGTAGAAATGTGTGTTTAGTTGCCATAGCTATCCACTTGGAAACGTATCTGGCAGTGTCAATACTTACTTAACAGTTACATGTAGAAGCATCTTTGCAACCATCGCTATGACAGTCAGGATTAGAAGTGTAGCCAAGGCATAGATAGTCCACACTGcagcaacaataaaaaatataaatatatatatataacccataATACATCTATCAGAACGTAATATATCAGCAAACAATGTCATAACAAAGAGATGCTGAATCTTGCACCTGTCTTATCTGACTTACTTCATGCTTCCCTTTAAGGATTGCAGCAAATACCCAGCAAGTATGGAGTTATTGCTTTCCAGCGTGGCCAGGAACCGTTATGTTTAACCCTGTATAAAATGTAGTGTCTGTAATACAAACCCCCTGTTAGCACAGCTTGCAGGAGCAGCAACTAACCTGGCATGGGGTGATCCTGTTTGCTGGGGCTGGAAGTAATGACATAAAAGATCTGTGAGGATCTTCCAGAATTCAAACTCAGATTGGAGCCCTCGGTTATCACTTCCGACTCGGGTTCAGTGTGATTGATCTTCTCCTCAATCACGTTCGGTGCCTGAGCCTTCATAGCTGTCAACACAAGGtttgaaatacaatacaaactgGGCTCTGTCTTGACAGTATGGTCAACAGAGAGGACAACTGTCCATCACTTTCATTGACTACCCCTTATCAACTCTTGATTTGTACAGATCCTTAAACTAAAATGTTGAATAAGAAACCCTATTTTCAACCATAACCCAAGGACATTTGTGAAAGGGAAGCTATGAATTCAGCTGAAGAGTGATGATTTAGAAGATTGAACCAACTGAATCTCAAACCTACACAAGGACAACTTAAAACATCAGCTACCACTGGTGTGGACAACAACTCCTCAGATCCGCCTGCCACCCACATGCAAGGATACATCCTACCAGTGCTTTCATCGATCGGTTCATTGTAGTCCACAATTCTTTTTTGAGTTCATAAGAAGTATGCTCAAGCAAACCTTTTTTGAGAATGAGTCTTTACTTCACAGAGTTGAAACGAATctgaaaataatttgatataaTGGTTGATTGCATTCCCATGGTTCTCCACCATCTGTAtgcactgccctgtaacacaCAAACATGTGCGTTCTCAAAATCCTAATTAGAGGGGTGCAATTAGAGTAATTGAAGTGCAAGTTCTGGCATTCCCATGAAAGAGTAAAAGcatgttaaatatttagcttaatGACACAGATACACTGACTTGTTTTTATCGGTGATCACTGCTGGCGGGCATATGCCAGGTCTTTAAAGTTGgtatttatacttttcaaacatttATTTGTACTAGGAATTCTATCCACAGCACTTTAACTAGAAAGAACCTAGACAATTTAGAAACCAAAATGTCTAATGAGATTATAAATGACTGATTTCTATCCAAATCATATTATTCCCTAAAAGCCTGATAAATCTTTAAGTGGGTTCATTTCTTTATGCTTCAGTGAATGGGCTTACCATTATTCTTTACATTGACAAGAATGATCCTCAACGACGTAAACAGTCCCACATTCATAATTAACAATACCCTGCTAATCCATACTAATTCTTGTATACATTACAGAGTTTTTATTCACTGTTGTTTCGACCGCGGGGAGGTACTGTagtacagctctggacaaaggttttgcatcacctagaattttaggattgaaacctAGTGGTCTTgttgttgtacagtatttaacacCATCATAACAACAACATATTAGAAATTTTGACAAACTGCCTGAACTCAAGAGTGCAATTTTCCTATAGACTATTGGATTGATCTATACTAAAGTGGCTCATAACCTTAGTACACAAATATCTAAACAGTAACGACATCTTGCAGATCCCAGAGATTGCTATTCAATCAAACAAGGCTTACCTTGGTATAACATTGCAAATCCCTGGGCATGGTTGATCCGATCAGAGTAAAAGTACAAGATGACGAAGTCGGATGAAACGTTGACGGCGCGCTGGGGGGGGTTGCTGCCGTCGAACCGAGCCTCCACTTGATTGGTGTACCCATCCAGCAGCTCCACCATGTCCGAGGGGTCCCTGACATCAAAGAACGTGAAGTTGAAGAGGATCAGCGATGAACCCGGAACCTGGATGGTCCAGTAGCACACCCGACTGCTCCCGTAGTTATCCGGGAAATCTGGGGAGTAAATCACTCCTGTCTGGCTGGTATAGTTTCCTCCACAAGCTCCTACCAGTGCTGAGAAACAAGCAGACCGAGACAAATACGactgtttttaaaacactgactACCAGTGAACATTTCACACTGGAGAAGGGCAACCGATGTCAcgtttttatggttt
This window harbors:
- the LOC117427669 gene encoding kremen protein 1-like isoform X2, with the translated sequence MDSFTVSVLLLAGFMLALSAAQFETECYTANGEDYRGKQNQTCLHGGKPCLYWNETFQHPYNTMKYPNGEGGLGKHNYCRNPDGDVRPWCYIADHEDSVYWKYCDIPTCQMPGNLGCFKDSGDPPALTGSSETSNKLTIQNCISFCRSKRYKLAGMESGYACFCGNNPDYQRQGEAASTECNHVCFGDHTQPCGGDGRVIIFDTLVGACGGNYTSQTGVIYSPDFPDNYGSSRVCYWTIQVPGSSLILFNFTFFDVRDPSDMVELLDGYTNQVEARFDGSNPPQRAVNVSSDFVILYFYSDRINHAQGFAMLYQAMKAQAPNVIEEKINHTEPESEVITEGSNLSLNSGRSSQIFYVITSSPSKQDHPMPVWTIYALATLLILTVIAMVAKMLLHVTVKSPPITSSEDCNQNTSSEPWIIFYRPSTISFFKKKLKNHHGDLSPLVGN
- the LOC117427669 gene encoding kremen protein 1-like isoform X1, producing the protein MTSLKTKKYMKNGRELPLQLTNSSASGRTHAAQLVIKVWNNTYQGRNECYTANGEDYRGKQNQTCLHGGKPCLYWNETFQHPYNTMKYPNGEGGLGKHNYCRNPDGDVRPWCYIADHEDSVYWKYCDIPTCQMPGNLGCFKDSGDPPALTGSSETSNKLTIQNCISFCRSKRYKLAGMESGYACFCGNNPDYQRQGEAASTECNHVCFGDHTQPCGGDGRVIIFDTLVGACGGNYTSQTGVIYSPDFPDNYGSSRVCYWTIQVPGSSLILFNFTFFDVRDPSDMVELLDGYTNQVEARFDGSNPPQRAVNVSSDFVILYFYSDRINHAQGFAMLYQAMKAQAPNVIEEKINHTEPESEVITEGSNLSLNSGRSSQIFYVITSSPSKQDHPMPVWTIYALATLLILTVIAMVAKMLLHVTVKSPPITSSEDCNQNTSSEPWIIFYRPSTISFFKKKLKNHHGDLSPLVGN
- the LOC117427669 gene encoding kremen protein 1-like isoform X3; amino-acid sequence: MKYPNGEGGLGKHNYCRNPDGDVRPWCYIADHEDSVYWKYCDIPTCQMPGNLGCFKDSGDPPALTGSSETSNKLTIQNCISFCRSKRYKLAGMESGYACFCGNNPDYQRQGEAASTECNHVCFGDHTQPCGGDGRVIIFDTLVGACGGNYTSQTGVIYSPDFPDNYGSSRVCYWTIQVPGSSLILFNFTFFDVRDPSDMVELLDGYTNQVEARFDGSNPPQRAVNVSSDFVILYFYSDRINHAQGFAMLYQAMKAQAPNVIEEKINHTEPESEVITEGSNLSLNSGRSSQIFYVITSSPSKQDHPMPVWTIYALATLLILTVIAMVAKMLLHVTVKSPPITSSEDCNQNTSSEPWIIFYRPSTISFFKKKLKNHHGDLSPLVGN